One genomic segment of Paenibacillus sp. FSL H8-0332 includes these proteins:
- a CDS encoding DUF402 domain-containing protein codes for MKRKFGDRANWRRITRRHFACRYVETREFSGYITLYTIYGLKEPLWKSYGRHTYRIADKGYSWLQYFPKDGNYIVTAMFDERQNIVQWYIDTCKVQGVTDQGVPWFDDLYLDVVVLWNGEVFLLDEDELEEALEREDITDSDYQLAWSTANAILRAIDAHAFPYFSLSLKHRAELFHHGEFRRK; via the coding sequence ATGAAACGTAAATTCGGAGACCGGGCCAATTGGCGCAGGATTACCCGCCGCCATTTTGCCTGCCGCTATGTGGAGACCCGGGAATTCAGCGGTTATATCACACTCTACACCATATACGGGCTGAAAGAGCCGCTATGGAAGAGTTACGGCAGGCATACATACCGCATAGCGGACAAGGGATATTCATGGCTGCAGTATTTTCCCAAGGACGGTAACTATATTGTGACGGCCATGTTTGATGAACGGCAAAATATTGTGCAGTGGTATATCGACACCTGCAAGGTCCAGGGCGTGACCGATCAAGGGGTTCCCTGGTTCGATGATCTGTATCTGGATGTTGTAGTGCTGTGGAACGGTGAAGTGTTCTTGCTGGATGAGGATGAGCTGGAGGAAGCGCTGGAACGGGAGGATATCACGGACAGTGATTATCAGTTAGCCTGGTCGACAGCCAATGCAATACTGCGTGCGATAGACGCTCATGCCTTTCCGTATTTCTCCCTTTCACTGAAGCATCGTGCCGAATTGTTTCATCACGGAGAATTTAGGAGGAAATAA
- a CDS encoding AAA family ATPase yields MNGHVAAASSGREERRPSRQINIVLNNQAPAPVSGLPADSVGGTATPKTGSHSGLFQELSRELDALVGLDNIKELVFEIYALLQVAQMRSEAGLATGGQAYHMVFKGNPGTGKTTVARIVAKLFQRMGVLSKGHLIEVERADLVGEYIGHTAQKTRDLVKKALGGILFIDEAYSLARGGDKDFGKEAIDTLVKSMEDHRSQFVLILAGYSGEIDYFLMSNPGLPSRFPIQVEFPDYTIDQLLQIAELMAKDRDYILMPQAILRLKQHLLTEKTESLHAFSNARFVRNSIEKAVRAQAVRLLNQYESTSPGKQELMTLRIEDFKG; encoded by the coding sequence GTGAACGGACATGTAGCGGCGGCAAGCAGTGGACGGGAAGAACGCAGACCGTCCAGGCAGATTAATATTGTGCTGAATAATCAGGCTCCGGCCCCGGTGTCCGGCTTGCCGGCTGATAGCGTTGGCGGCACGGCAACTCCCAAGACCGGCAGTCACAGCGGACTGTTCCAGGAGCTGAGCCGGGAACTGGATGCACTTGTAGGTCTGGATAACATCAAAGAGCTGGTCTTCGAGATCTATGCCCTGCTGCAGGTGGCCCAGATGCGCAGTGAAGCCGGACTTGCCACCGGAGGCCAGGCCTACCATATGGTATTCAAGGGCAATCCGGGGACAGGCAAAACCACGGTTGCCCGGATTGTGGCGAAGTTGTTCCAGCGGATGGGTGTGCTCAGCAAAGGGCATCTGATCGAAGTAGAGCGCGCTGATCTGGTAGGCGAATATATCGGACATACGGCCCAGAAGACACGGGATCTGGTTAAAAAAGCGCTCGGCGGCATTCTTTTTATCGATGAAGCTTACAGTCTGGCCCGCGGCGGAGACAAGGATTTCGGCAAGGAGGCCATCGATACATTAGTGAAATCGATGGAGGACCACCGCAGCCAGTTTGTACTGATTCTGGCCGGGTATTCCGGCGAGATTGATTATTTTCTGATGAGCAATCCGGGTCTGCCCTCGCGGTTTCCGATCCAGGTAGAATTTCCCGATTATACCATCGACCAGCTGCTGCAGATTGCCGAGCTGATGGCCAAGGACCGTGATTATATTTTGATGCCGCAGGCCATACTCAGACTTAAGCAGCATTTGCTTACGGAGAAGACAGAGAGTCTGCACGCTTTCAGCAATGCAAGGTTTGTACGCAATAGTATTGAGAAGGCTGTACGTGCACAGGCTGTACGGTTACTGAACCAATATGAGAGCACAAGTCCGGGCAAGCAGGAGCTGATGACGCTGCGGATTGAGGATTTCAAAGGATAG
- a CDS encoding YdcF family protein codes for MDWYVYQRDSSPIRKVSRKRHHRTKRVLTVSLLVLIVAGFIWCGVVFNRINSAATTSPLVKADAGIILGMSMWGDEPSPGLKERLDYALELYKSGAFSHFVVSGGLDQPEYKYTEAEGMKRYLVAHGVPDKLINLEDQSTSTYENLLFSKTVMQQEGLSSAVVITHDFHGRRALEIARKLGYKNPELGVTESKVMSMLKYKPREILAYTKWKFQELSL; via the coding sequence ATGGATTGGTATGTCTATCAACGGGATTCATCCCCGATCCGCAAAGTGTCGCGCAAGCGCCATCACCGTACGAAGAGGGTGCTGACGGTTTCGCTGCTGGTACTGATTGTGGCGGGATTCATCTGGTGCGGAGTAGTCTTTAACAGAATTAACAGTGCAGCAACCACCTCACCCCTGGTGAAGGCAGATGCCGGTATCATACTGGGGATGTCGATGTGGGGGGATGAACCGAGTCCGGGGCTGAAGGAAAGGCTGGATTATGCGCTTGAGCTGTATAAATCTGGTGCATTCAGCCATTTTGTCGTCTCCGGAGGGCTGGATCAGCCGGAGTATAAGTACACAGAAGCCGAAGGCATGAAGAGGTATCTGGTTGCCCATGGAGTACCGGACAAGTTGATCAATCTGGAGGACCAGTCTACCAGCACTTACGAGAACCTTCTCTTCAGTAAGACAGTCATGCAGCAGGAGGGATTGTCTTCAGCCGTCGTAATTACCCATGATTTCCATGGCCGCCGCGCCTTGGAGATTGCGCGTAAGCTGGGGTATAAGAACCCTGAGCTTGGTGTGACGGAGTCTAAAGTGATGTCGATGCTTAAGTATAAGCCCCGCGAAATCCTGGCCTACACCAAATGGAAATTCCAGGAGCTGTCGCTGTAA
- a CDS encoding ATP-binding protein — protein sequence MQEAAAIENLLQRKQDNEAPVAVMMCGVAGSGKTTFALKLEQEGFTRLSIDEDIWSTHGRYGLDYPEEAYESFKEQSERKLRKELIELLAGKRHVVVDFSFWQQRRRDEYKQLIEQHGGQWVLVHLKVEPEELRRRLRIRSARFDANAAFTITEEILTRFLNGFETPAGEGEWVIEA from the coding sequence TTGCAGGAAGCAGCAGCTATTGAAAACTTACTCCAGAGAAAGCAGGACAATGAAGCTCCGGTTGCTGTAATGATGTGTGGAGTAGCGGGATCGGGCAAGACGACCTTTGCGCTCAAGCTGGAGCAGGAGGGATTCACCCGGCTGTCCATCGATGAGGATATCTGGAGTACCCATGGCCGTTATGGCCTTGATTACCCGGAAGAGGCTTATGAATCCTTCAAAGAGCAGTCGGAACGCAAGCTGCGTAAGGAGCTAATAGAGCTGCTTGCCGGAAAGCGCCATGTCGTGGTTGATTTCAGTTTCTGGCAGCAGCGAAGACGCGACGAATACAAACAGCTGATCGAGCAGCACGGCGGGCAGTGGGTTTTGGTTCACCTGAAGGTAGAGCCGGAAGAGCTGCGCCGAAGGCTCCGCATCCGCAGCGCTCGCTTTGACGCCAATGCGGCATTCACCATTACCGAGGAGATTCTGACCCGTTTCCTGAACGGATTCGAGACGCCGGCGGGAGAAGGGGAATGGGTCATTGAAGCATAA
- the hfq gene encoding RNA chaperone Hfq → MNKSINIQDTFLNQLRKENIPATVYLTNGFQIRGIIKAFDNFTIVIDSDGRQQMVYKHAISTFTPQRSVSLMQENNSEN, encoded by the coding sequence ATGAACAAGTCCATTAACATTCAAGATACGTTCTTGAACCAGCTGCGCAAAGAGAATATCCCTGCCACAGTATATTTGACCAACGGATTTCAAATCCGGGGAATTATCAAAGCCTTCGACAACTTCACCATTGTCATCGACAGTGACGGACGCCAGCAGATGGTGTACAAGCATGCGATTTCCACGTTTACTCCGCAACGAAGCGTATCACTGATGCAGGAGAACAATAGCGAGAATTAA
- a CDS encoding methionine gamma-lyase family protein: MAGFAEDLLQAAEAAELEIEGAVKALDRIVDHNQWKVIEAFQRQHVSDFHFAGSTGYAYNDRGREVLDLVYAEVFGAEAALVRPHFASGTHTISTALFGVLRPGDELLYITGRPYDTLHKVVGKPGDGTGSLADFGIGYRETALTEEGKVDWDEVALAISDKTKVIGIQRSRGYDWRSSFTVAEIGEMAARVKAIKTDVIVFVDNCYGEFTETLEPPQVGADLVAGSLIKNPGGGIAETGGYICGRAELVELAAYRLTAPGIGGEVGAMLGTTRGLYQGLFMAPHTVGQAVKGSVFASAVFQRCGFTTKPAWHEPRTDLIQAVAFDGPEHLIAFVQGIQRAAAVDSHVVPEPWDMPGYEHPVIMAAGTFIQGGSLELSADAPIRAPYIGYMQGGLTYSHVKYGVLMALQSMRERKLL; the protein is encoded by the coding sequence ATGGCAGGATTTGCAGAGGATTTATTACAGGCAGCGGAAGCTGCAGAGCTTGAAATCGAAGGTGCGGTTAAGGCGCTGGACCGGATTGTGGATCATAATCAGTGGAAGGTGATCGAAGCCTTCCAGCGTCAGCATGTGAGTGATTTTCACTTCGCGGGTTCTACCGGATATGCCTACAACGACCGGGGGCGCGAGGTGCTGGATCTGGTCTATGCCGAAGTATTCGGTGCGGAAGCTGCGCTAGTCCGGCCGCATTTTGCTTCAGGAACTCATACAATATCTACAGCTCTGTTCGGTGTGCTACGGCCTGGAGATGAGCTTCTGTACATTACAGGACGCCCCTATGATACGCTGCATAAGGTAGTTGGCAAGCCGGGGGATGGGACTGGCTCTCTGGCGGATTTCGGCATCGGCTACCGTGAGACTGCGCTGACAGAAGAGGGGAAGGTTGACTGGGATGAAGTCGCTTTGGCGATCAGCGACAAGACCAAGGTCATCGGAATCCAGCGTTCACGCGGCTATGACTGGCGTTCGTCCTTCACGGTCGCTGAGATTGGCGAGATGGCAGCACGGGTAAAAGCCATTAAAACGGATGTCATCGTATTCGTGGATAACTGTTATGGAGAATTCACCGAGACACTGGAGCCGCCGCAGGTAGGCGCTGATCTGGTGGCCGGTTCGCTGATCAAGAATCCCGGCGGCGGAATCGCCGAGACCGGCGGTTATATCTGCGGCCGCGCAGAGCTGGTGGAACTGGCGGCCTACCGCCTGACAGCACCAGGAATCGGCGGGGAGGTAGGAGCGATGCTCGGCACGACGCGCGGCTTGTATCAAGGTCTATTCATGGCTCCACATACGGTGGGACAGGCTGTGAAGGGAAGTGTCTTCGCATCCGCGGTATTCCAGCGCTGCGGCTTCACCACCAAGCCTGCCTGGCATGAACCGCGCACGGATCTGATCCAGGCGGTGGCTTTTGACGGACCCGAGCATCTGATTGCCTTCGTACAAGGTATTCAGCGCGCAGCAGCGGTAGACAGCCATGTCGTGCCTGAGCCTTGGGACATGCCCGGATATGAACATCCAGTCATCATGGCTGCCGGGACATTCATCCAGGGCGGAAGTCTGGAACTGTCTGCGGACGCGCCGATCCGTGCTCCGTATATCGGGTATATGCAAGGTGGACTAACTTACTCCCATGTAAAATACGGGGTGTTAATGGCTCTGCAGAGCATGAGGGAGCGCAAGCTGCTGTAG
- a CDS encoding MerR family transcriptional regulator, which yields MGDEIRRNMALFPIGIVMKLTDLSARQIRYYEQHSLIVPARTSGNQRLFSFNDVERLLEIKALIEKGVNIAGIKQVMNPVSKESEEATVITPDTEVRRRELSDSQLHRLLKQELVSGKRPGQVSLIQGELSRFFNK from the coding sequence ATGGGTGATGAAATCCGCAGAAATATGGCATTATTCCCTATTGGAATCGTAATGAAGTTAACTGATCTATCTGCCAGACAAATTCGTTATTATGAGCAGCACAGCCTGATCGTACCTGCGCGTACCTCCGGCAACCAGCGTTTGTTCTCTTTTAATGATGTCGAACGTCTGCTTGAGATCAAGGCGTTGATTGAGAAGGGTGTAAATATTGCCGGCATCAAGCAGGTGATGAATCCTGTCTCGAAGGAATCTGAAGAAGCTACGGTTATTACCCCTGACACAGAGGTGAGACGTAGAGAGTTGTCTGATTCGCAGCTTCACCGTCTGCTGAAGCAGGAGCTGGTTTCCGGTAAAAGACCGGGACAAGTGTCTCTAATCCAAGGTGAGCTATCCCGGTTTTTTAATAAATAA
- the glnA gene encoding type I glutamate--ammonia ligase, with the protein MSFTKEDILRISKDENVRFIRLQFTDLLGTIKNVEIPVSQLEKALDNKMMFDGSSIEGYVRIEESDMYLFPDLSTWVIFPWVTDSRVARLICDVYMPDGTPFAGDPRGILKRCLQEAEEMGFTAMNVGPEPEFFLFRTDEKGNPTTELNDQGGYFDLAPMDLGENCRREIVLTLEEMGFEVEASHHEVASGQHEIDFKYADAIKAADQIQTFKLVVKTIARHHGLHATFMPKPLFGMNGSGMHAHQSLFNGSENMFYDESDKLGLSKTARYYMAGILKHARAFAAITNPTVNSYKRLVPGYEAPCYVAWSASNRSPMIRIPASRGLSTRVEVRNPDPAANPYLALAVMLKAGLDGIKRKLDLPAPIDRNIYVMSEEERIEEGIPSLPSDLKEALNEMIRSHVITEALGEHALAHFYELKEIEWDIYRTQVHEWERDQYMTLY; encoded by the coding sequence GTGAGCTTTACTAAAGAGGATATTCTGCGCATTTCCAAGGACGAGAACGTCCGGTTTATTCGCCTGCAATTCACCGATTTGCTGGGAACGATCAAGAATGTTGAGATTCCAGTAAGCCAGCTTGAAAAAGCACTCGACAATAAAATGATGTTCGATGGCTCTTCCATCGAAGGTTATGTGCGGATTGAAGAATCCGACATGTATCTGTTTCCGGACCTGAGCACTTGGGTAATCTTCCCTTGGGTGACAGACAGCCGTGTAGCACGTTTGATTTGTGATGTGTACATGCCGGACGGAACACCGTTTGCCGGAGATCCGCGCGGTATCCTCAAACGTTGTCTGCAGGAAGCGGAAGAAATGGGCTTCACTGCTATGAACGTTGGACCTGAGCCGGAATTCTTCCTGTTCAGAACTGATGAGAAGGGCAATCCGACCACTGAGCTGAATGACCAGGGTGGATATTTCGATTTGGCGCCGATGGATCTTGGGGAGAACTGCCGTCGTGAGATCGTATTGACATTGGAGGAAATGGGCTTTGAGGTTGAAGCTTCCCACCATGAAGTGGCTTCCGGCCAGCATGAGATTGACTTCAAATACGCCGATGCCATCAAGGCAGCGGATCAGATTCAGACCTTTAAGCTTGTCGTGAAGACGATAGCCCGTCATCACGGCCTGCATGCAACCTTTATGCCTAAGCCTTTGTTCGGCATGAACGGATCGGGTATGCACGCCCACCAATCCCTGTTCAATGGCAGCGAGAATATGTTCTACGATGAGAGCGATAAACTGGGTCTTAGCAAGACAGCCCGTTATTACATGGCAGGGATTCTGAAGCATGCACGTGCTTTTGCTGCAATCACCAACCCGACGGTTAACTCTTACAAACGTCTGGTTCCTGGTTATGAAGCACCTTGCTATGTTGCATGGTCTGCAAGCAATCGCAGCCCGATGATCCGTATTCCGGCATCGAGAGGGCTTAGCACACGCGTTGAGGTTCGTAATCCGGACCCGGCGGCTAACCCGTACCTTGCACTGGCTGTAATGTTGAAGGCAGGTCTCGATGGAATCAAGCGTAAGCTGGATCTTCCAGCGCCGATTGACCGTAACATCTATGTCATGTCCGAAGAAGAGCGGATTGAAGAAGGCATCCCAAGCCTGCCGTCCGATCTGAAGGAAGCCCTGAACGAAATGATCCGCAGCCACGTGATCACCGAAGCCCTCGGCGAACATGCCCTGGCCCACTTCTACGAGCTGAAGGAAATCGAATGGGATATCTATAGAACCCAGGTCCACGAGTGGGAAAGAGATCAGTACATGACGCTTTACTAG
- the hflX gene encoding GTPase HflX — MAITTHDTETEMQDRAILVSLVTDKIKRTGIDPELSLQELVQLAETAGVEVLDVLRQNKETPDSRWFIGKGKVEELRMAADGLGANTAIFDQELSGAQVRNLEEALDLKIIDRTQLILDIFAGRAKTREGIIQVELAQLSYLLPRLSGQGKNLSRQGGGIGTRGPGESKLETDRRHIRDRITELKRHLDEVVKTRGLHRENRRKSGAVQVALVGYTNAGKSTLLKQLTDADVYIENQLFATLDPTSRVLQLPGGKEVVLTDTVGFIQNLPHDLVASFRATLEEVNEANLVLHVVDASSPMREEQMQVVQTILQDLGAAGKPQIVLFNKSDLCQPEQLEMLPTGEGFLKISAFNEDDLSRITEIISDQLAGDTLIFRIPGDRGDLSSLLYRVGEVLEQNYDGSDVLYNVRLNKEDYDKWSYKLAEFVEPQ, encoded by the coding sequence ATGGCAATTACAACACATGATACAGAGACCGAAATGCAGGACCGCGCGATCCTTGTCAGTCTGGTTACGGACAAAATTAAACGCACGGGCATAGATCCAGAGCTTTCGCTTCAGGAACTGGTACAATTAGCCGAGACTGCCGGGGTAGAGGTGCTGGATGTACTGCGGCAGAATAAGGAGACCCCGGATTCGAGATGGTTTATCGGTAAAGGCAAGGTGGAAGAGCTTCGCATGGCCGCTGACGGGCTTGGCGCGAATACCGCCATCTTCGATCAGGAGCTGTCCGGGGCGCAGGTACGCAATCTGGAAGAGGCGCTGGATCTCAAAATCATTGACCGTACGCAGCTGATTCTCGATATCTTCGCCGGACGCGCGAAGACCCGGGAAGGGATCATCCAGGTGGAACTGGCCCAGTTGTCTTATCTGCTGCCGCGCCTGTCCGGGCAAGGCAAGAATCTGTCGCGTCAGGGAGGCGGAATCGGTACGAGAGGTCCCGGAGAGAGCAAGCTGGAGACGGACCGCCGGCATATCCGTGACCGGATTACCGAGCTGAAGCGCCATCTGGACGAGGTGGTTAAGACCCGAGGGCTGCACCGCGAAAACCGCCGCAAGAGCGGTGCGGTTCAGGTGGCGCTTGTTGGCTATACCAACGCCGGCAAATCCACGCTGCTGAAGCAGCTGACCGATGCCGATGTGTACATCGAGAACCAGCTATTCGCAACCCTTGATCCTACCTCACGTGTGCTTCAGCTTCCAGGCGGCAAGGAGGTCGTGCTTACGGACACCGTCGGCTTCATTCAGAATCTGCCGCATGATCTCGTAGCCTCCTTCCGCGCTACCCTGGAGGAAGTGAATGAAGCCAATCTGGTGCTGCATGTGGTGGATGCCTCATCTCCGATGCGTGAGGAACAGATGCAGGTCGTTCAGACGATTCTGCAGGATCTGGGCGCGGCAGGCAAACCGCAGATCGTTCTGTTCAACAAGTCCGACCTGTGTCAGCCGGAGCAACTGGAAATGCTCCCGACCGGTGAGGGCTTCCTGAAGATCAGTGCTTTTAATGAGGACGACCTCTCACGGATCACAGAGATCATCAGCGATCAGCTGGCCGGGGATACTCTAATCTTCCGCATTCCCGGAGACCGGGGGGATCTGTCCTCTCTGCTCTACCGGGTGGGCGAGGTGCTTGAACAGAATTACGACGGCAGCGATGTGCTCTATAACGTGAGGCTGAATAAAGAGGATTATGATAAATGGAGCTACAAGCTGGCTGAATTCGTGGAGCCGCAATAA
- a CDS encoding PBP1A family penicillin-binding protein, with protein sequence MSRDQLTRSGGNRNRGSQPPSSQGKPKKKKKRFLTKKRVLWSLFFSVALAIFCALGGYLFIMLNGQKLLDENRDKLTVNPPTQIFDRNRNLIGELSLEKSDPVEYQDIPELLITAFVATEDKRFFEHNGVDLWSIGRAAVKDIAARSMVEGGSTITQQLAKNIFLTRDKTFFRKATEVSIAVALEKNETKEDIIKMYLNRIPFGGTIYGIKAASIRYFGKENLKDLKLWEMATLAAMPKGPSRYNPLRNPELSKERRGVVLQLMYDQKKITKEQMDEAKVVDYNYKPPEKKQRYQAFIDYAIGEAEDKFGLTEDDLNIGGYKIYTTMDKHAQETIEDAFADSDNFEKSVDDELVQGSMTIVNQENGSVVALMGGRNYEKKGYSRIDGSRRSPGSAFKPLVSYAPALESGKFTNDSMLSNEKQCFGKYCPNNLHGYSKSISMSDALTKSENIPAVWLLNEIGVNTGFQFAKKLGIDLKDEDKNLSLALGGMSKGTNTLEMAQAYSAFANGGELREAYAIKSIADADDKTVYKANTKPDRVMSEQTAYQMTEMMQRVVQDGTGKKAKINRPVAGKTGTTQSGYKGISSNRDVWFVGYTPEWTAAVWMGYDKPSKTHLLKNSSPLAAAFWGKVMEKALEGVPAKQFPVPKGAAVEVEATPTPEAVSAVTGFQAAYDPSTMTVNMSWNPAAASGVEYRIYRRETSEADFTPLMNTMASNIGDISAMPGLSYEYYVTAYYQELDQESEPSGTVTVSVQDELQTPEPEVTPDPNLPTDNPDNGGNSGNGENGGNPPDNGPGNNGSGNNGPGNHGPGNNGNGQGGDNGSGAATSPPEMTPPPAPATPEPLATPAPEATSGIVDPGIIPDPNAGTDPASDPGSGFVEGPGNVH encoded by the coding sequence ATGTCCAGAGACCAACTAACCCGGAGCGGCGGCAACAGAAACAGAGGAAGTCAGCCGCCGAGCTCTCAAGGGAAGCCGAAGAAAAAAAAGAAAAGATTCTTAACCAAAAAACGTGTGCTGTGGAGTTTGTTTTTTTCAGTTGCGCTGGCTATTTTTTGTGCGCTGGGCGGTTACTTGTTCATCATGCTGAACGGGCAGAAGCTGCTGGATGAGAACAGGGACAAGCTGACGGTGAATCCGCCGACGCAGATCTTTGACCGGAACCGCAATCTGATCGGCGAGCTGTCGTTGGAGAAGAGTGATCCGGTGGAATACCAGGATATTCCCGAGCTGCTGATTACCGCGTTTGTGGCGACCGAGGATAAACGGTTCTTCGAGCACAACGGGGTGGATCTCTGGTCCATTGGACGCGCGGCTGTCAAGGATATTGCGGCACGCAGCATGGTTGAAGGCGGGAGTACGATCACCCAGCAGCTGGCGAAGAATATCTTCCTGACCCGGGATAAGACCTTTTTCCGCAAAGCGACCGAGGTTTCGATTGCTGTAGCACTCGAGAAGAACGAAACCAAAGAAGACATCATTAAGATGTACCTGAACCGGATTCCTTTCGGCGGAACCATCTATGGGATCAAGGCCGCTTCCATCCGATACTTTGGCAAGGAGAATCTGAAAGATCTCAAGCTGTGGGAAATGGCTACGCTGGCTGCAATGCCTAAGGGGCCTTCCCGCTATAATCCGCTGCGCAATCCCGAGCTGTCGAAGGAACGCCGCGGTGTTGTGCTTCAGCTGATGTATGATCAGAAAAAGATTACCAAGGAGCAAATGGACGAGGCTAAGGTCGTGGATTACAACTACAAGCCGCCTGAAAAGAAGCAGCGTTACCAGGCATTCATTGATTATGCGATTGGTGAGGCTGAGGACAAATTCGGGCTGACCGAGGATGATCTCAACATCGGCGGGTACAAGATTTATACAACCATGGATAAGCATGCCCAGGAGACGATTGAGGATGCTTTTGCCGATAGTGATAACTTTGAGAAAAGTGTGGACGATGAGCTGGTACAAGGCTCGATGACCATTGTGAATCAGGAGAACGGCAGCGTTGTAGCCTTGATGGGCGGACGTAATTATGAGAAAAAAGGCTACAGCCGGATCGACGGCAGCCGCCGCTCACCGGGGTCTGCCTTCAAGCCCCTGGTATCCTATGCACCGGCACTGGAATCCGGCAAATTCACGAATGATTCCATGCTGAGCAATGAGAAGCAGTGCTTCGGCAAATATTGTCCGAACAACCTGCACGGATACTCGAAGTCGATCAGTATGAGCGATGCGCTGACGAAGTCGGAGAATATTCCGGCAGTCTGGCTGCTGAATGAGATCGGTGTGAATACCGGCTTCCAGTTCGCTAAGAAGCTGGGCATCGATCTGAAGGATGAAGACAAGAACCTGTCTCTTGCCCTCGGGGGTATGAGTAAAGGGACGAATACGCTGGAGATGGCCCAGGCCTACAGTGCCTTTGCCAATGGCGGAGAGCTGCGGGAGGCATATGCCATCAAGTCTATAGCTGATGCTGATGATAAGACTGTCTACAAGGCAAACACCAAGCCAGACCGTGTAATGAGTGAACAGACGGCTTATCAGATGACAGAGATGATGCAACGTGTTGTACAGGACGGTACAGGTAAAAAAGCAAAAATTAACCGTCCGGTAGCCGGTAAGACCGGTACAACACAAAGCGGATATAAGGGCATCAGCTCGAACCGTGATGTCTGGTTCGTCGGCTATACGCCGGAATGGACGGCAGCGGTATGGATGGGCTACGACAAGCCGAGCAAGACCCATCTGCTGAAGAACAGCAGTCCGCTGGCCGCTGCCTTCTGGGGCAAGGTCATGGAGAAGGCGCTCGAAGGTGTACCTGCCAAGCAGTTCCCGGTACCGAAGGGCGCTGCTGTAGAGGTAGAGGCTACGCCGACGCCTGAAGCGGTATCGGCAGTAACGGGCTTCCAGGCTGCGTATGATCCATCCACGATGACGGTCAATATGAGCTGGAATCCTGCTGCGGCCAGCGGTGTAGAATACCGTATTTACCGCCGCGAGACGTCTGAAGCAGACTTCACCCCGCTCATGAACACTATGGCTTCGAATATCGGGGACATCAGTGCGATGCCGGGACTGTCTTACGAATATTATGTTACCGCGTATTATCAGGAGCTTGACCAGGAGAGCGAGCCGTCCGGGACTGTAACAGTGTCTGTCCAGGATGAGCTTCAGACTCCAGAGCCAGAGGTGACACCTGACCCGAATCTGCCTACGGATAACCCCGATAACGGCGGCAATTCGGGAAATGGAGAGAACGGCGGCAATCCGCCAGACAATGGACCTGGGAATAACGGATCAGGTAATAATGGTCCAGGTAATCACGGTCCAGGTAATAACGGCAATGGCCAAGGAGGGGATAACGGCAGCGGAGCAGCCACATCCCCGCCTGAGATGACACCGCCGCCTGCGCCAGCCACGCCAGAGCCGTTAGCGACACCGGCACCGGAGGCGACGAGCGGTATTGTCGATCCCGGAATCATCCCTGACCCGAATGCCGGAACCGATCCGGCAAGTGATCCGGGCAGCGGTTTTGTCGAAGGACCCGGCAATGTGCATTAG